A DNA window from Streptomyces sp. CA-278952 contains the following coding sequences:
- a CDS encoding MarR family winged helix-turn-helix transcriptional regulator, which translates to MTAAEAASSRAWQEATHSASSIVELLDVMWDHARNATTGMTAPGSTSQLRLMYVVDRGEGVRMRTVCQRLASAPPTVTRMCDRLQAIGFLERLPSPDNGREIILRLTPTGREHLQRIREQRDTMLHQAIAGMSPGERGALARGLAGLQTQLDSAHGEEHHTPGSHSVA; encoded by the coding sequence ATGACCGCAGCAGAGGCCGCTTCCAGCAGGGCCTGGCAGGAGGCCACCCACTCCGCGAGCTCCATCGTCGAACTCCTCGACGTGATGTGGGACCACGCCAGAAACGCCACCACGGGCATGACAGCACCCGGCTCCACATCCCAGCTCCGCCTGATGTACGTCGTCGACCGTGGAGAGGGCGTACGTATGCGCACCGTGTGTCAACGCCTGGCCTCCGCTCCTCCGACCGTGACCCGCATGTGCGACCGTCTCCAAGCCATCGGCTTCCTCGAACGCCTGCCGTCCCCGGACAACGGCCGCGAGATCATCCTCCGGCTCACTCCCACCGGCAGAGAGCACCTGCAACGCATCCGCGAACAGCGCGACACCATGCTCCACCAGGCCATCGCCGGCATGTCCCCCGGCGAACGCGGCGCTCTGGCCCGGGGCCTGGCGGGACTGCAGACACAGCTCGACTCCGCCCACGGCGAGGAACACCACACACCCGGCAGCCACTCCGTAGCCTGA
- a CDS encoding condensation domain-containing protein, protein MGDLTVAKTLRSKPTIENVLPLTALQEGLVFHAAYDDRAPDVYNVQLGIDLEGPLNADTLREAAEALLSRHGNLRISVRRRPQGDSVQVVQSHVVLPWTEAVASSGAEAEEIARAERERRFTLSTAPLLRFTLVRLGEERHRFLFTHHHLLLDGWSMPLVMQELFTLYGNRGDTRSLPPAVPYENYFRWLTAQDTPAAENAWRTALADLDEPTRLAPHADSRQSVTPHHRVVSLPPELTRALTGQARRHGLTLNTVVQVAWALLLARLTGREDVIFGTTVSGRSPEVPGIESMIGLFINTLPVRVRLDPTEPLLDLAARLQREQAELSAHQHLGMADIQRLTNTGGELFDTLTVFENYPLDPDALSKAHGLRFTGLHTHNDVHYPLALIALPGHQLTLDLTYRPDLFGESDVDDLVDRYTRVLTTLAEATARLLTHEVGLLTPEEQRRAVEEFNDTAREVPAVAVHELFEEQARRSPEATAIVFEDKEVSYARLNARADDLAHTLRGLGVGPERLVALAVPRSVEMVASMLAVLKTGAAYLPIDPDYPSERIAYMLGDAAPALVVVTEVTQHLAEAAGTPWLLV, encoded by the coding sequence ATGGGAGATCTGACGGTGGCGAAGACGCTCCGGAGCAAGCCCACGATCGAGAACGTCCTGCCGCTGACGGCGCTGCAGGAAGGGCTGGTGTTCCACGCCGCGTACGACGACCGGGCCCCGGACGTGTACAACGTCCAGCTGGGCATCGACCTGGAAGGCCCGCTGAACGCCGACACGCTGCGCGAGGCCGCCGAGGCGCTGCTCAGCCGCCACGGCAACCTCCGCATCAGCGTGCGCCGGCGTCCGCAGGGCGACAGTGTGCAGGTCGTGCAGTCGCACGTGGTGCTGCCATGGACCGAGGCGGTGGCCAGCAGCGGGGCGGAGGCGGAAGAGATCGCCCGTGCCGAGCGGGAGCGGCGGTTCACCCTCTCGACGGCACCGCTGCTGCGGTTCACCCTCGTGCGCCTCGGCGAGGAGCGGCACCGCTTCCTGTTCACCCACCACCACCTCCTGCTCGACGGCTGGTCCATGCCCCTGGTGATGCAGGAACTCTTCACCCTCTACGGCAACCGCGGGGACACCCGAAGCCTGCCCCCCGCCGTCCCCTACGAGAACTACTTCCGCTGGCTCACCGCACAGGACACCCCCGCAGCCGAGAACGCCTGGCGCACAGCCCTCGCCGACCTCGACGAACCCACCCGCCTCGCCCCCCACGCGGACAGCCGCCAGTCCGTCACGCCGCACCATCGTGTCGTCAGCCTTCCGCCGGAGCTGACGCGGGCCCTCACCGGCCAGGCGCGCCGCCACGGGCTGACGCTCAACACCGTCGTCCAGGTGGCATGGGCCCTGCTGCTGGCCCGCCTGACGGGCCGTGAGGACGTAATTTTCGGGACGACGGTATCGGGCCGCTCGCCCGAGGTGCCCGGCATCGAGTCGATGATCGGCCTGTTCATCAACACCCTGCCCGTGCGGGTCCGCCTCGACCCGACCGAGCCACTGCTGGACCTGGCGGCACGCCTCCAGCGGGAACAGGCCGAGCTGTCCGCCCACCAACACCTGGGCATGGCCGACATCCAGCGGCTGACGAACACCGGCGGCGAACTCTTCGACACCCTGACCGTGTTCGAGAACTACCCACTGGACCCGGACGCCCTGTCCAAAGCACACGGCCTGCGCTTCACGGGACTGCACACCCACAACGACGTCCACTACCCGCTGGCCCTCATCGCTCTCCCCGGCCACCAGCTGACCCTGGACCTCACCTACCGCCCGGACCTCTTCGGCGAGAGCGACGTCGACGACCTGGTCGATCGGTACACCCGGGTCCTCACCACCCTCGCCGAGGCCACGGCGCGGCTCCTCACCCACGAGGTCGGCCTCCTCACCCCGGAGGAACAGCGTCGGGCCGTGGAGGAGTTCAACGACACCGCCCGCGAGGTGCCCGCGGTCGCGGTCCACGAACTCTTCGAGGAGCAGGCGCGGCGCTCACCCGAGGCGACTGCCATCGTGTTCGAGGACAAGGAGGTGTCGTACGCCCGACTGAACGCGCGGGCCGACGACCTGGCCCACACCCTGCGCGGCCTCGGTGTCGGACCGGAAAGGCTCGTGGCGCTGGCCGTACCCCGTTCCGTGGAGATGGTGGCGTCGATGCTCGCCGTACTGAAGACCGGCGCGGCGTACCTGCCGATCGACCCCGATTACCCGAGTGAACGCATCGCGTACATGCTCGGCGACGCCGCGCCCGCGCTGGTGGTCGTCACCGAGGTCACCCAGCACCTCGCCGAGGCTGCTGGGACGCCGTGGCTCCTCGTATGA
- a CDS encoding STAS domain-containing protein, with the protein MTTHPDHLQLTTVDAQDRVRIELHGDLDYDNADLLVQEALAQLTARPTVTDLHLGCAGLRAVDSTGLRALLMISRRTTEAGVRMHLDARPARLDRLLALTGTLDHLTAPPPTGSVAEGSPMEARPTGPDNTT; encoded by the coding sequence ATGACCACACACCCCGACCACCTGCAGCTGACCACGGTCGACGCCCAGGACCGCGTCCGCATCGAGCTCCACGGGGACCTCGACTACGACAACGCCGATCTCCTCGTGCAGGAGGCCCTCGCCCAGCTCACCGCACGGCCCACCGTGACCGACCTGCACCTGGGATGCGCGGGCCTCCGCGCCGTCGACTCCACGGGACTCCGCGCCCTGCTGATGATCAGCCGCCGTACCACCGAGGCAGGGGTGCGGATGCACCTGGACGCCCGGCCGGCGAGACTGGACCGGCTCCTGGCCCTCACCGGTACCCTTGACCACCTCACGGCCCCGCCCCCGACCGGATCGGTCGCCGAGGGAAGCCCCATGGAGGCCCGGCCCACCGGACCGGACAACACCACCTGA